A region of Chelonoidis abingdonii isolate Lonesome George chromosome 8, CheloAbing_2.0, whole genome shotgun sequence DNA encodes the following proteins:
- the RAP2B gene encoding ras-related protein Rap-2b — protein sequence MREYKVVVLGSGGVGKSALTVQFVTGSFIEKYDPTIEDFYRKEIEVDSSPSVLEILDTAGTEQFASMRDLYIKNGQGFILVYSLVNQQSFQDIKPMRDQIIRVKRYEKVPMILVGNKVDLEGEREVSYGEGKALAEEWSCPFMETSAKNKASVDELFAEIVRQMNYASQPNGDDQCCSSCVIL from the coding sequence ATGCGAGAATACAAAGTGGTGGTGCTGGGCTCGGGCGGCGTGGGCAAATCCGCCCTCACCGTGCAGTTCGTGACCGGCTCCTTCATCGAGAAGTATGACCCCACCATCGAGGATTTCTACCGCAAGGAGATCGAGGTGGATTCCTCCCCCTCGGTGCTGGAGATCCTGGACACCGCCGGCACTGAGCAGTTCGCCTCCATGCGGGACCTCTACATCAAGAACGGGCAAGGTTTCATCCTGGTCTACAGCCTGGTCAACCAGCAGAGCTTCCAGGACATCAAGCCCATGCGGGATCAGATCATCCGGGTGAAGAGGTACGAGAAGGTGCCCATGATCCTGGTGGGCAACAAGGTGGATCTGGAGGGCGAGAGGGAGGTCTCGTATGGGGAAGGCAAAGCTCTGGCCGAGGAGTGGAGCTGCCCCTTCATGGAAACTTCAGCCAAAAACAAAGCTTCAGTGGACGAACTGTTTGCAGAGATTGTCAGGCAGATGAACTACGCTTCCCAGCCCAACGGGGACGATCAGTGCTGCTCGTCCTGCGTGATCCTCTGA